CCGATAATGGCTTTAGCCTGTCCAATTCGTCGGGCGTGGTCATGAACGCCACAAACGACAGTGAAGTCTACAGTTTTCATATCGGGGGCGCACAGTTTTGTTTTGCCGATGGAAGCGGCCACTTTATTCAAGAAACGATCGATCCATTGATCTATATGGCGATTGTGACTCGCGCGGGCGGCGAGAACATCCCCGGCAACGCTTTCTAAGTAGTCGACATTCATCTCTCAGAGCTCTTTCGACTCTATTGCTCCCCAGCGCGTCCTTTTAGGCCGTTTTTTTGCCTCAGATTGACCTTGCGGCACTTTGGGCTGATCGACACAATACCGCCCGCTTTTAGCTTGCCGGAGCCCATGCTGGCATGCATAAGGCTGGCCAGCCTGTGCGGCTTCCAACTCGACCGGCGCCGGTCAAGGATGACTCGCCCAACCATGCAAGGAGTGCAGACGTGAAATCGACTTTCTCGTTATTTGCTTTCGCAGCCGTTCTGGCAATTCTCGCCGGAAATGCATCAACTCTGTTCGCTCAAGCGCCCCAATACGGCAATCAATTGCCGGGAATGCAAACAGGCGTAGGTCAAGCTCAGCCCGGTATGCCACAAAACCAAGGTGCGCTTGCTGCCAGCACAGGTGGCCTGGGAATTGACGGCATCGCTGTGGTTGATGTGGCATATATCTTCAAAAAGCACGCCCGCTTTCTGCAACAAATGGAACTGATGAAGCAGAAAGTCGAAGCGGCTGAAGCGGAATTAAAGCGCGATCAAGATGAGCTGAAGCGAATGTCCGAACAATTGAAAACATTCCAAGCTGGCTCGCCCGACTACAAAAAATTAGA
The sequence above is drawn from the Pirellulales bacterium genome and encodes:
- a CDS encoding OmpH family outer membrane protein, producing the protein MKSTFSLFAFAAVLAILAGNASTLFAQAPQYGNQLPGMQTGVGQAQPGMPQNQGALAASTGGLGIDGIAVVDVAYIFKKHARFLQQMELMKQKVEAAEAELKRDQDELKRMSEQLKTFQAGSPDYKKL